The sequence TTAAGACAGAAGAACTAGAAGAACTAGCACAATCTATTAAAGAAAATGGCTTAATTCAACCCATTATCGTTCGAAGATCTGATATTTTTGGCTACGATTTAGTTGCAGGGGAAAGGCGTTTAAAAGCAGCAAAATTAGTTGGATTAAGTAAGATTCCTGTTATTATCAAAAAAATTTCTGATGATGACAGTATGAAACAAGCTATTATCGAAAATTTACAACGTTCTGATCTTAATCCCATTGAAGAAGCCAAAGCTTACCAAAATCTCATTAATAGAAATCATATGACTCATGATGATATTGCTAAAGTAATTGGAAAATCAAGACCATATATTACTAACAGTGTCAGATTATTAAATCTTCCTCTACACATCAGCCAAGCTCTTGAA comes from Streptococcus troglodytae and encodes:
- a CDS encoding ParB/RepB/Spo0J family partition protein; translated protein: MTEQLKHLNTKDINPNPYQPRLQFKTEELEELAQSIKENGLIQPIIVRRSDIFGYDLVAGERRLKAAKLVGLSKIPVIIKKISDDDSMKQAIIENLQRSDLNPIEEAKAYQNLINRNHMTHDDIAKVIGKSRPYITNSVRLLNLPLHISQALEKGLISQGHARLLLSIEKQDLQDKWFQKILDEHLSVRQIEKALKNQTKKKKKPLKDIFLVEKEKELSQSLGLPVVIHYNKRHQGQLKISFSSEEDFNRLMNKLN